From Elusimicrobiaceae bacterium:
CGGTGAGCAATATGGTGGTTTACGCGTCCGGCGCGTATCTGCTGGCGGGTTATTTTCTGAGCGGCGGGCGGCAGTTTGTGTCAAAACTGGCCGGCGTATTGCTGGGCGGCGTTATGCTGTACTGCGTGTTTGTTTTCAGCGCGGCTCCGGTAACCAGCTCCGCCAGTTTCGAGCCGGGTTATATAATCGGGTCGGTTGCGGCGGCGTTATGCGCTTTTGTGCTGGCGTTCATGCGCCGGACGTTTGTAGCGTCAATGGGCCCGTGGCTGATGCTGCTGGCCGCGGCGGCGTTGCTGTGGCTCTATCAAACCAGCCCCCGCGCGGATTATTTCGTTCAGGACGTGAAACGGGAGCAGAGCGAACAGATTGAAAAAGTGCTTAAAGCCAAAGCCGCCATGACCGCGCGGGATCCCAAACGGGCCGAGAAAATAAAAGTTCCGCGTCGCAGCACGTCGGGCGAGTTGTCCGCCGCATCGCGCAAAATGGCGTTTTTATATCCGCTCAAGCGTTTTGCCGATGACGCCGGCAAAGTCGGGTCTTATTTTTTAATGACGCTGATGTTTGTTTTGATTGCCGTGCTGCTTGCATTCGGTGAAATCCTTTATAGAGGGAAAGTCTGGCATGAAAAAGAATCAAATTTCTGACGACGGCGCAGTGTTAAAGGCGGATTTCGCCTGCCTGACGGATAAAGGCAAAGTGCGCGCTAATAACGAGGACAATGTCGCTATTGACGCGGCGTTGGGCCTGGCGGTCGTGGCGGACGGCATGGGCGGACACAATGCCGGGGAACTGGCCAGCAGTCTGGCTGTCGGGACGATGAAGGAAACTCTTGCCGATATGGCGCGCGGAGAGATTCCGTATATGGCGATAGACCCGGATCTGTCGCAGGAAGCCAATCAGCTTTCCTATGCCGCCAGCGCGGCCAATCTGCAGATTTTAAGCGACAAATGCCCGGAGAACCAGGGCATGGGAACCACGCTCACCGCGGTGCTTGTGCGCGGGCGCAAGGGCACGATAATCCACATCGGAGATTCCCGCATCTATCTGCTGCGCGATCAAGCCCTGACCCAGCTTACCAACGACCACTCTCTTGTGGCCGAACATGTGCGCAGCGGCGTGCTGACCGAGCTGGAGGCCCGCCAGTCCACTCTTCAAAACATTCTTACCAGGGCGCTGGGCATAAACGCCGACATCATGCTTGATGTCGAGGAACTGGAGCTTAAAGCGGGCGACAAGCTTCTGCTTTGCACCGACGGCATAAACAAAGTGGTTTCCAATGAGCAGATTCGCCAGGTTATGATCGCAAAGGCTGAGCCGGGAGATATCTGCAAAGAACTGGTGGATATGTCTTTGGCGGCGGGCGCGCCGGATAATGTCACGGTGGCGGTGGTCAATCTGTACTGAGTTTTTGCCTGCCTTGACGGTAACCGCCGGGCCTGCGCCACATCTTCCTTAAACATGTTTTGTTTTTCCGTCCAAAATTAGCACTCATTAGCGGCGAGTGCTTGACATGGTGCCTGGATATTTGCTAAATTAGCATTCAGACGGGCAGAGTGCCAGTAATGCTCCCCGGCGGAATTTGATTAAAATACCTGAACCAAGGAGGAAAGTCTTTATGGCAGAAATCCGCATACAGCCTTTGGGGGACAGAGTCCTCGTAAAGGCGATTGAAACAAAGGAAGTAAGCAAAAGCGGGATCATCATTCCCGATACCGCAAAAGAGAAACCGCAGGAAGGTGAAGTTATAGCGGTCGGCTCCGGGCGGGTTACGCCTGACGGCAAGCGGCTGGATATGGACGTGAAAGCCGGCGACAAGGTGCTTTACGGCAAATACGCCGGCACCGAAGTGAAGCTGGGCGACACGGAGTACCTGATCATGCATCAGGATGACATTCTCGGCGTGATAAAATAACTTTTCGGAGGAAATGACAGATATGGCAAAGCAAATTATTTTCGCGGAAGAAGCGAGAGCAAAAATCAAATCAGGCATTGACCAGATGGCGAAAGCCGTCCGCGTCACGCTCGGCCCCAAGGGCCGGAGCGTTGTGATT
This genomic window contains:
- a CDS encoding Stp1/IreP family PP2C-type Ser/Thr phosphatase, with the protein product MKKNQISDDGAVLKADFACLTDKGKVRANNEDNVAIDAALGLAVVADGMGGHNAGELASSLAVGTMKETLADMARGEIPYMAIDPDLSQEANQLSYAASAANLQILSDKCPENQGMGTTLTAVLVRGRKGTIIHIGDSRIYLLRDQALTQLTNDHSLVAEHVRSGVLTELEARQSTLQNILTRALGINADIMLDVEELELKAGDKLLLCTDGINKVVSNEQIRQVMIAKAEPGDICKELVDMSLAAGAPDNVTVAVVNLY
- the groES gene encoding co-chaperone GroES, with amino-acid sequence MAEIRIQPLGDRVLVKAIETKEVSKSGIIIPDTAKEKPQEGEVIAVGSGRVTPDGKRLDMDVKAGDKVLYGKYAGTEVKLGDTEYLIMHQDDILGVIK